One Halobaculum sp. CBA1158 DNA segment encodes these proteins:
- a CDS encoding formyltransferase family protein, which produces MRVCLLAAGETLPRWQADALAHLLDHTDCEVTTVVYDEPESDRTRTETIRRALELREWAVVATLNDAVAGPIPHEEHVPLSSVVDRGAIRERSIDPRIVDGWKREIPAGVADAVAEEADVAVRFGFGFLVGAMLSAPEHGVVSFHHGDLREYRGQPMGFWEFVHGESTAGITVQRLSETLDGGEIAALKRVDIDDAPTWEAVKRRQFDASEDMLTRAVRAAERGDLREPASLGDLYSHPRGRPVATFAVRNAFGRLREVFGTADGDTPARLGESELR; this is translated from the coding sequence GTGAGAGTGTGCCTGCTCGCGGCCGGCGAAACGCTCCCCCGGTGGCAGGCGGACGCGCTCGCGCACCTCCTCGATCACACGGACTGCGAGGTCACGACAGTTGTCTACGACGAGCCCGAGTCGGATCGCACGCGCACAGAGACGATTCGACGGGCGCTCGAACTCCGCGAATGGGCCGTCGTGGCGACGCTCAACGACGCGGTCGCGGGACCGATCCCCCACGAGGAGCACGTGCCCCTCTCGTCGGTCGTCGACCGCGGGGCGATCCGCGAGCGCTCGATAGATCCCCGGATCGTCGACGGGTGGAAGCGAGAGATCCCGGCAGGGGTCGCCGACGCGGTCGCCGAGGAGGCCGACGTGGCCGTGCGGTTCGGCTTCGGCTTCCTCGTCGGGGCGATGCTCTCTGCACCGGAGCACGGCGTGGTCAGCTTCCACCACGGCGACCTCCGGGAGTACCGCGGCCAGCCGATGGGCTTCTGGGAGTTCGTCCACGGCGAGTCGACCGCCGGAATCACCGTCCAGCGGCTCTCAGAGACGCTCGACGGCGGCGAGATAGCGGCGCTGAAGCGGGTCGACATCGACGACGCCCCCACGTGGGAGGCGGTCAAGCGCCGGCAGTTCGACGCCTCGGAGGACATGCTCACGCGGGCGGTTCGGGCCGCCGAGCGGGGGGACCTCCGCGAGCCCGCGTCGCTGGGCGACCTCTACAGTCATCCTCGGGGCCGGCCGGTCGCGACGTTCGCGGTCAGGAACGCCTTCGGACGGCTTCGGGAGGTGTTCGGCACCGCCGACGGCGACACGCCGGCCCGTCTGGGGGAAAGCGAGCTTCGATGA
- the nucS gene encoding endonuclease NucS: MTATTLHEPSHREALWALEDAFDRGDLVSVFGTCTVEYDGRAASSLGPGARLLVLKPDGAALVHTDEGRTPVNWQPPGSRHRAAVSDGRLRVRSVRTSPAETLDVRFSTVEHLAAYGVTGGRAVEVVGSEADLKRRVVADPSVVEPGFEPLATERETEAGPVDVFGRDAEGRPVVVELKRRRVGPDAAGQLARYVRAVEREEPDGTAVRGILVAPSITDRARDVLSEAGLEHVAADPPDEPPEQHE; this comes from the coding sequence GTGACGGCGACGACGCTCCACGAGCCGTCCCACCGGGAGGCGCTGTGGGCGCTCGAGGACGCCTTCGACCGCGGGGACCTGGTCTCGGTGTTCGGCACCTGCACCGTCGAGTACGACGGCCGGGCGGCCTCGTCGCTGGGGCCGGGCGCGCGCCTGCTGGTGCTCAAGCCCGACGGCGCGGCGCTGGTCCACACCGACGAGGGGCGGACGCCGGTGAACTGGCAGCCGCCGGGAAGCCGGCACCGCGCGGCCGTCAGCGACGGTCGCCTGCGCGTCCGTAGCGTCCGCACGTCGCCCGCGGAGACGCTCGACGTGCGCTTCTCGACGGTCGAGCACCTCGCGGCCTACGGCGTCACCGGCGGGCGGGCCGTCGAGGTGGTCGGCAGCGAGGCCGACCTGAAGCGCCGCGTCGTCGCCGATCCCTCCGTGGTGGAACCGGGATTCGAGCCGCTGGCGACCGAGCGCGAGACCGAGGCCGGTCCCGTGGACGTGTTCGGGCGCGACGCCGAGGGTCGCCCCGTCGTGGTGGAGCTGAAGCGTCGCCGCGTCGGCCCCGACGCCGCCGGCCAGCTGGCTCGCTACGTCCGCGCCGTCGAGCGCGAGGAGCCCGACGGCACCGCAGTCCGCGGGATCCTCGTCGCGCCGTCGATCACCGACCGCGCGCGCGACGTGCTCTCCGAGGCCGGACTCGAACACGTCGCAGCCGATCCCCCCGACGAGCCGCCGGAACAGCACGAGTAG
- a CDS encoding phosphoglycerate kinase, producing the protein MSAFRTLDDLPPDQRVLVRLDLNSPVEDGVVRDNRRFSRHAETVAELAEAGHRVALMAHQGRPGRDTFVSLAQHADVLAEHAGVDVDFVADTFGDDALEAVRDLDAGDVLLLENTRMTDDELPEREPEEHAASDFVETLAPEFDAYVNDAYSAAHRKHASLVGFPLRLPSYAGRVMQTEYEANTAIADREFDGNVTMVVGGAKATDVIGVMEALDETVDRFLLGGVAGELFLRAAGYPVGEDVETDLFDDQWDANEETIRAVLEERRDRVLLPSDLAFEGDEGDRAEVAVDDIETKERAFLDIGSDTVADYEPVIRDSEAVFVKGALGVFEDERFSVGTVGVLEAIADTDCFSVVGGGDTSRAITMYGMSEGDFSHVSIAGGAYIRALTGEPLPAVELLVRSAEADSSG; encoded by the coding sequence ATGAGCGCCTTCCGCACCCTCGACGATCTTCCACCCGACCAGCGCGTCCTCGTTCGCCTCGACCTCAACTCTCCGGTCGAGGACGGCGTCGTCCGCGACAATCGTCGCTTCTCCCGCCACGCCGAGACCGTCGCGGAACTCGCCGAGGCGGGCCACCGCGTCGCGCTCATGGCCCACCAAGGTCGTCCCGGTAGGGACACCTTCGTCTCGCTGGCACAGCACGCCGACGTCCTCGCCGAACACGCCGGCGTCGACGTGGACTTCGTCGCCGACACCTTCGGTGACGACGCGCTGGAAGCCGTCCGCGATCTCGACGCCGGCGACGTGCTCCTGCTTGAGAACACCCGGATGACCGACGACGAACTGCCGGAGCGGGAGCCCGAGGAACACGCCGCGAGCGACTTCGTCGAGACGCTCGCGCCGGAGTTCGATGCGTACGTCAACGACGCGTACTCCGCCGCACACCGCAAACACGCCTCGCTGGTCGGCTTCCCGCTGCGCCTCCCGAGCTACGCTGGCCGGGTAATGCAGACGGAGTACGAGGCGAATACCGCCATCGCCGACCGCGAGTTCGACGGGAACGTGACGATGGTCGTCGGCGGGGCGAAAGCCACCGACGTGATCGGCGTGATGGAGGCGCTCGACGAGACGGTCGACCGGTTCCTCCTCGGCGGCGTCGCGGGCGAGCTGTTCCTCCGCGCGGCGGGGTACCCGGTCGGTGAGGACGTGGAGACGGACCTCTTCGACGACCAGTGGGACGCCAACGAAGAGACGATCCGCGCCGTGCTCGAGGAGCGGCGCGACCGGGTGCTGCTCCCTTCGGATCTCGCGTTCGAGGGCGACGAGGGCGACCGCGCGGAGGTCGCCGTCGACGACATCGAGACGAAAGAACGCGCGTTCCTCGACATCGGCTCCGACACCGTCGCAGACTACGAGCCCGTGATCCGCGACTCCGAGGCCGTCTTCGTGAAGGGCGCGCTGGGCGTCTTCGAGGACGAGCGCTTCAGCGTCGGCACCGTCGGCGTGCTGGAGGCCATCGCCGACACCGACTGCTTCTCGGTCGTCGGCGGCGGCGACACCTCTCGGGCGATCACGATGTACGGCATGTCAGAGGGGGACTTCTCGCACGTCTCCATCGCCGGCGGCGCGTACATCCGCGCGCTGACCGGGGAGCCGCTGCCGGCCGTCGAGCTGCTCGTCCGCAGCGCCGAGGCGGACTCCAGCGGGTAG
- a CDS encoding 50S ribosomal protein L16, with amino-acid sequence MSEKPASMYRKIDKPSYTRRDYVTGIPGSKIAQHNMGDLTTDPEDYPVHISLVTEEDVQIRHGSLESARLSANRHLIRELGEGNYKMVLRKFPHQILRENKQATGAGADRVSDGMRQAFGKPVGTAARMNAGEIVFTAYVDVDQADAVKEAFRRAYNKMSPPFRVVVEKGEDLLVR; translated from the coding sequence ATGTCCGAGAAACCGGCCTCCATGTACCGGAAGATCGACAAGCCGTCGTACACGCGGCGCGACTACGTCACCGGTATTCCTGGCTCGAAGATCGCACAGCACAACATGGGCGACCTGACCACCGACCCCGAGGACTATCCGGTCCACATCTCGCTGGTCACCGAGGAGGACGTCCAGATCCGACACGGCTCGCTCGAGTCCGCGCGCCTGTCGGCCAACCGCCACCTCATCCGCGAACTCGGCGAGGGCAACTACAAGATGGTCCTGCGGAAGTTCCCCCACCAGATCCTCCGGGAGAACAAGCAGGCGACCGGCGCGGGCGCGGACCGCGTCTCCGACGGAATGCGCCAGGCGTTCGGCAAGCCCGTCGGCACAGCCGCGCGCATGAACGCCGGCGAGATCGTCTTCACAGCGTACGTCGACGTCGACCAGGCCGACGCCGTCAAGGAGGCGTTCCGCCGCGCGTACAACAAGATGTCCCCGCCGTTCCGCGTCGTCGTGGAGAAGGGCGAGGACCTGCTGGTCCGGTAA
- a CDS encoding DoxX family membrane protein, translating to MSVDSGRLDRLKRPLLYVMGPIYVVAGVLHLLAPEPFARIVPRRLPKPRLLVYLSGLAEIALGIGVLIPRTRRVAAKGIALLLVAVFPANVNMAVSDAEPEGLPDWAGGIYRAATWARLPLQWVLIRWAWWYTTPMPDDRE from the coding sequence ATGAGTGTCGACTCAGGCCGACTCGATCGCCTCAAGCGACCGCTGTTGTACGTCATGGGACCGATCTACGTCGTCGCCGGTGTGTTGCACCTTCTCGCGCCCGAACCCTTCGCGCGGATCGTGCCGAGACGACTCCCGAAGCCTCGCCTGCTCGTGTACCTGTCGGGGCTGGCGGAGATCGCGCTCGGGATCGGCGTGTTGATCCCGCGGACGCGACGCGTCGCGGCGAAGGGGATCGCGCTCCTGTTGGTCGCGGTGTTTCCGGCGAACGTCAACATGGCCGTCAGCGACGCCGAACCCGAGGGACTCCCCGACTGGGCCGGCGGGATCTACCGCGCCGCGACGTGGGCGCGGCTCCCGCTGCAGTGGGTGTTGATCCGCTGGGCGTGGTGGTACACGACCCCGATGCCGGACGACAGAGAGTGA
- a CDS encoding cold-shock protein, with product MATGKVDFFNDTGGYGFIDTEDADEDVFFHMEDVGGPDLEEGQEVEFDIEEAEKGPRATNLQRL from the coding sequence ATGGCAACTGGGAAGGTCGACTTCTTCAACGACACCGGCGGCTACGGATTCATCGATACTGAGGACGCGGACGAGGACGTCTTCTTCCACATGGAGGACGTTGGCGGCCCTGACCTGGAAGAGGGTCAGGAGGTCGAGTTCGACATCGAGGAGGCCGAGAAGGGCCCCCGCGCGACGAATCTGCAGCGCCTGTAA
- a CDS encoding EthD family reductase yields the protein MTKLAITLRRRDDATFEEFREHYLEEHAPLAADLPGLERYTVSFPNDPDDASYDALAELYFADDEAMAESFASEIGREVTADAETFADMDAAERVVLEEHVEVA from the coding sequence ATGACGAAGCTCGCGATCACCCTGCGACGGCGAGACGACGCGACGTTCGAGGAGTTTCGGGAGCACTACCTCGAGGAACACGCGCCGCTGGCGGCCGACCTCCCCGGTCTGGAGCGGTACACGGTGTCCTTCCCGAACGACCCCGACGACGCCTCTTACGACGCGCTGGCGGAGCTGTACTTCGCAGACGACGAGGCGATGGCCGAGTCGTTCGCCTCCGAGATCGGCCGCGAGGTGACCGCCGACGCCGAGACGTTCGCCGACATGGACGCCGCCGAGCGGGTGGTCCTCGAAGAGCACGTCGAGGTGGCGTGA
- a CDS encoding ABC transporter ATP-binding protein — protein MSHPSDEDDPFEDIREKTENPMKRLFSEYGVPNVRFFSLGFLGSVAARLLDLLPPLLLGLAIDAIFRNDREFALPLVPQGLLPTEPNGQLVFTLGVIAFAFFGGSVFHWIRNYGWNSFAQNIQHDIRTDTYDKMQRLNMDFFAEKQTGEMMSVLSNDVNRLERFLNDGMNSAFRLSVMVLGIAGIMVWLNPRLALVSLLPVPIIAAVTWKFIDVIQPKYAEVRSTVGHLNSRLENNLGGIKVIKTFNTEGFESDRVDDVSGEYYDANWDAITTRIKFFPALRVIAGIGFVITFGVGGFWVLGVAPTWITGGGSLTVGTFTTFILYTQRFIWPMAQFGSIINMYQRARASSARLFGLMDTPSRIVEDPAAEELVVGDGSVVYDDVTFGYDEEETIVDDISFDVDGGETVALVGPTGAGKSTVLKLLLRMYDVDEGSITIDGQDIRDVTIPSLRQSLGYVSQDTFMFYGTVRDNIAYGTFEADEDAVVEAAKAAEAHEFITNLPEGYDTEIGERGVKLSGGQRQRLSIARAMLKDPDILVLDEATSDVDTETEMLIQRSIDKLTEDRTTFAIAHRLSTIKDADQIVVLEDGRIAERGNHEELLSEDGLYAHLWGVQAGEIDELPQEFIDRAARRTSRTEAEAGDD, from the coding sequence ATGAGTCATCCCTCCGACGAAGACGACCCCTTCGAGGACATCCGTGAGAAGACGGAAAACCCGATGAAGCGGTTGTTCTCGGAGTACGGCGTCCCGAACGTTCGGTTCTTCAGCCTCGGGTTCCTCGGGAGCGTCGCCGCACGGTTGCTCGACCTGTTGCCTCCCCTGCTACTCGGACTGGCGATCGACGCGATCTTCCGCAACGACCGCGAGTTCGCGCTCCCGCTGGTTCCGCAGGGGTTGCTCCCGACGGAGCCGAACGGCCAACTCGTATTCACCCTCGGCGTGATAGCGTTCGCGTTCTTCGGCGGGTCGGTGTTCCACTGGATCCGCAACTACGGCTGGAACTCCTTCGCACAGAACATCCAGCACGACATCCGCACGGACACCTACGACAAGATGCAGCGGCTGAACATGGACTTCTTCGCCGAGAAGCAGACCGGCGAGATGATGTCCGTGCTCTCGAACGACGTGAACCGACTGGAGCGGTTCCTCAACGACGGGATGAACTCGGCGTTTCGTCTGTCGGTGATGGTGCTCGGTATCGCGGGCATCATGGTCTGGCTTAATCCCCGGCTCGCGCTCGTCTCGTTGCTTCCGGTGCCCATCATCGCCGCCGTGACCTGGAAGTTCATCGACGTGATTCAGCCGAAGTACGCCGAGGTCCGATCGACGGTCGGCCACCTCAACTCCCGGCTGGAGAACAACCTCGGCGGTATCAAGGTGATCAAGACGTTCAACACCGAGGGCTTCGAGTCCGACCGCGTCGACGACGTCTCCGGGGAGTACTACGACGCCAACTGGGACGCGATCACCACCCGGATCAAGTTCTTCCCCGCCCTGCGGGTCATCGCCGGCATCGGCTTCGTCATCACCTTCGGCGTGGGCGGTTTCTGGGTGCTCGGGGTCGCACCGACGTGGATCACCGGTGGTGGGAGCCTCACGGTCGGGACGTTCACGACGTTCATCCTCTACACTCAGCGGTTCATCTGGCCGATGGCGCAGTTCGGCTCGATCATCAACATGTACCAGCGCGCCCGCGCCTCCAGCGCCCGCCTGTTCGGGCTGATGGACACCCCATCCCGGATCGTAGAGGACCCGGCGGCCGAGGAGCTCGTCGTCGGCGACGGCTCGGTCGTTTACGACGACGTGACGTTCGGCTACGACGAGGAGGAGACGATCGTTGACGACATCTCCTTCGACGTCGACGGCGGCGAGACGGTCGCGCTCGTCGGGCCGACCGGTGCCGGCAAGTCGACCGTTCTCAAGCTCCTGCTCCGGATGTATGACGTGGACGAGGGAAGCATCACGATCGACGGGCAAGACATCCGCGACGTGACGATCCCGAGCCTGCGCCAGTCCCTCGGCTACGTGAGCCAGGACACGTTCATGTTCTACGGGACCGTCCGCGACAACATCGCGTACGGCACCTTCGAGGCCGACGAGGACGCGGTCGTCGAGGCCGCGAAGGCCGCGGAGGCCCACGAGTTCATCACGAACCTCCCGGAGGGCTACGACACCGAGATCGGCGAGCGCGGCGTGAAGCTCTCGGGGGGCCAGCGCCAGCGCCTCTCCATCGCCCGCGCGATGCTGAAGGACCCCGACATCCTCGTGCTCGACGAGGCGACCTCCGACGTCGACACCGAGACCGAGATGCTGATCCAGCGCTCCATCGACAAGCTCACCGAGGATCGAACCACCTTCGCCATCGCTCACCGGCTCTCGACCATCAAGGACGCCGACCAGATCGTCGTCCTCGAGGACGGCCGGATCGCCGAACGCGGAAACCACGAGGAGCTGCTGAGCGAGGACGGCCTCTACGCTCACCTCTGGGGCGTTCAGGCCGGCGAGATCGACGAGCTCCCGCAGGAGTTCATCGACCGCGCGGCCCGACGCACCTCCCGGACGGAGGCGGAAGCGGGCGACGACTGA
- a CDS encoding DUF192 domain-containing protein — MNGRISATLLLVLLVALAGCTGAVMNAANDGEYDRTTVSVVDENGSELGSVDARVADSYEKRYTGLSNTESLGEDEGMLFVHDAEATQAYVMRDMAFRIDIVFVAANGTITRIHHAELPPEGTDEGDLKRYRGLGKYVLEVPYNWTDDAGAETGDRIEIAGDY; from the coding sequence ATGAACGGTCGGATCTCGGCCACGCTCCTCCTCGTGCTCCTCGTCGCGCTGGCGGGGTGTACCGGCGCGGTGATGAACGCCGCGAACGACGGCGAGTACGACCGAACCACCGTCTCGGTCGTCGACGAGAACGGCTCGGAACTCGGGTCCGTCGACGCCCGCGTCGCCGACAGCTACGAGAAGCGCTACACCGGCCTCTCGAACACCGAATCGCTCGGCGAGGACGAGGGCATGCTGTTCGTCCACGACGCCGAGGCCACCCAGGCGTACGTGATGCGCGACATGGCGTTCCGGATCGACATCGTGTTCGTCGCCGCAAACGGCACGATCACCCGGATCCACCACGCCGAACTCCCGCCCGAGGGGACCGACGAGGGCGATCTGAAGCGCTACCGCGGTCTGGGGAAGTACGTGCTCGAGGTGCCGTACAACTGGACCGACGACGCGGGCGCGGAGACGGGCGACAGGATCGAGATCGCCGGCGACTACTGA